The following nucleotide sequence is from Anopheles stephensi strain Indian chromosome 3, UCI_ANSTEP_V1.0, whole genome shotgun sequence.
TTGTAAGCTCTATTGGAGCATAGATGAAGCTCGTTCGTTTAATACGAATTACTCAGGATTACCGCATCACTGCAATCAGCCTAATTGGGTGttggggttgtgtgtgtgctcgctgTCAACGCCCAAACTTCACGCCCCAAAAGAAGGAAGCTCCAAAATCTTCTCCAACCGGTCAAACAATCCAGCAGCGTTGTCCACGGTCCCCCCCAAACAAGACGTTCTATTTTCTTCAGACGCGCGGGAATGCGTCCGGAATACTTAAAGCGTGTGAGCGCGCGTGTTGCATCGCATTTGTTGTAGAATATTTTGTTGACGAGCTGacctaaaaatataaacacacacacaaatcccaTTGATTCGGTGCCTTCCTTCCTCCTGTCCCCTTCTCAGCTTTCTCCAATCGCGATGGGGGCGATTATGTGCAAGGGTGTTGTCATTGTGTTGCGTGTCATTACGACCATTACGGTATTGTCGGGTACGTCGTGTACATACCTCCGGTCCCCACCAAAACCTCGAAGATCAAGGCGATGCGCAAACCACAAACCGCGCAACACACTGGGACGCGATAAAAAGCAACGGAGAATCGCTTCCTTTGCGAATGTCAGTGATGTCAAACTCTTATTACCACAGCCACAGCAGTTTGGTAATTGTTGTCAAAGATCGATTCAGACCCATAACGCTTCTGATCCAAAAATTCACACCAAAAAATCAACTAATTTTCTGAGACTACATAGCCAATGGGAGGACTCGAAATAAATTCGAAAATCCTATTTGTGAACATACCAATTCATCACGAAATCCTCGTTATTTAAGATAAATTAGACTGTGACTGTTCTTCTTGTTCATGTCCATGATTTGTAATCTTGAGGAGGTtcaagagcaagatcttgtaTCCGTTCAGAACGTAGTGGCTCCAAGCTGTACCCTAGACTATACTCTCGACTGATATCCACTAGACCAGTTTTTGAAAAAACCCTCGACAAGACGATGTTTACAGCCATAAAATTGGCGAAATATTCGAAAAGTTGCTCGCCTTTTTTTTCAGGCCTTCCTCTGAGGGCCTAGCGTTTGACATGTCTGGTGTACACCAATACTACGCGAAACAAGCCGCTTTGGCATAGGATTTCGCGcaatggaaaagaaatggaCACACATCACTCCCGACCCGATGTAACAGTTCCGCAGACAGAGACTTCGGGCGGGGGCAAGATCATTTGGTAGAATCGACCGTTTGCTTTTCAAGGGGTAAACTGGTTCCGGACAACAAACCGGgaccggtttttgttttagggTTATAGCGCGGTCTTGCCGTTTCGTGCTCTCCAACCGGGATTGGAACAAGGATGCCTACCTAACCCGAATAAGGAACACTATAAACGTCTTGAACTTTTGCTATTGAAATCTCGAACCGCTGACAAAGATCACTTCCTCCTTTCCCTTTTGGGTTTGGAGCGAATGGAAAAATCGATCGTTACGTACCTTTTTACTCCGCAAATGTGGTGTTTGTTGTAGCGGCCGGCAGACACGGGCAGGAAAATCACTCGGGCCTATTGTTTCTTGCCCATCGTTCGATCGCACAGTTGATCGATTTGGCTGTTGTCGATGAACACCTCCTTAGCTGGTTACCGTAGTGATGTGATGCTactatgatgatgatgaaggtgGTTCGAGATCGATTAAAGCTGCTTCCGACGGGACAtgcacacagacacgcacaaacacatttAAAATGTGCAAACCATCTTCAGATTcggtacaacaacaaaaaacacagtcGCCGTACACACTCTTCAATATTACATTTCGTTttcaacaccaacacacatagggtgtacacacacatacacaaacacacaattcacttttttccttcctatgCTACACTGTAGTAGTAAGCGCTGGAAAACGGAAGGGAATTACTAAAGGGAGGAAGGCCCAAAATGAAGAAAAGGTAATGAATTTCACAATTCAATAGGAACAGGGAGCGGGGTGGTGGGGGGAGGTTGGGCCGGGGTTGGAGACTGATCGTGACCACCCTCTCACTCCTCCAGCACTCAATCGTTTTCCAATCGATTATTTTCGCACCCGTTTGGTAAAAGTGGGAGAAATTTCTTTTGACGATTTGTTGCTCGCACTGTTTAGTGAGGGTAAAAAGGTTGGCGCAggacaagaagaagcagcaacgCCACCAAACTACACGCACAGCGAGCTGGCACGACCGAATGCATCCAATTTGCATACGATTTATGAAATTGCTCGTCTCGACGAACCCGGGCAAGACGTGGTTCGTTGTTTTCGTGGATTGCTTCGAGTCTTTTGCTACACTTCTTTCAGCTACTTTCCAGCTGCTCATCGCAACTGCAAATGCAGATTAATgattgttttggtttcggttCGATTGCAGCTATTGGGCGCTTTTTGAGGCACAGGTACATTGGCCGCCGAAAGTGCAGCGCTTCTTGCGTAAAACGTCGTCTTCGTGACGCTCACCCATCTATTCACCCATGACCCTGAACGCAGCGAGTTTTTCCGAGCCGAGAAAAATGACATCACCCAAGAAAGGCGGTGGAAAGGCAAGCAGGTTGTTCACAGCACCCGAACCCCGTCATCGCCCACTACGATTTGCAACAGCTGCAAGGCAAAAGAAGCTTCCTACTTCGATTAAGGGTTTTGTTGGGTTGGACTTATCGAAGGGTGAATCACCATCGCGCGGGATTGGATGGCAACACCCTGAACAACCCTCTTGAGGGGGTGGTTGCGTAAAGCAGGGCAAGAACagattttccttcatttttcgCACCACATTCTGTCACCATTCCAgctacatacacacacacacatgaacgcttttgtttttgactGCTAGTTTCTTCTCTGGAATCACAACAAAGGGACTGCTACTTCTTTCATTGCaccaaatgcacacacacgcacacgcacacgtgcgCTTATTGCGTCTTCACCGACATGTCAGGGCCTGCTTTTCCTACAGGGAAAACTACGAGAAAAAGGTGCATTTTTCCTTCCTACGCGTTTCATTCTTTCCCACCTGTCTCACACCGGGGGGACCACTACACACACTctgacacacgcacacacactgtgtGTTTGTCCGTTCGGATGACGGAGGACATATGTGTCCCCTACAGAGAGAATATGCACATGCCGGTTAATTTTCCCCCAAAAGTATAGGACTTTTCCATACATCTTGCCGCAAAGAAAGCAACACACCTACACCGACGTCATCGCATGGAAGAAGACATTTGTTTCACCTTGtctgctttttttcccttctcgaTACAGCGTTCTATTGCGTGCGCTAGCTTTACGCTAGTAGCCCTTGTCCAAAAAGGGAATGCAGAGAAGTTGTCACATCAACGAGCACCACCCACAGAAAATGAAGGGAAACCCTTTACGCACCGATTCTCTTTTTTCCGATTGCACAGTCCGCACCACTTTTGTGTTTACACTGCACACCAACAACGCGCTGGCAACCGCACACGGGAACACTCGGATCGTCTTTGGCCGCACACGCGAAAAATGGAACCTGTGCAACCCCTTTCCCGTTCGGTGCGGTGTGGAAAACTTCACACGGAAAATCTCGCTCTCGCGCAATCAGAAGCTCTCCTCGTCGTTGCCACcagcgaaaacaaacacatctgACCAAGTTCTGTTGAAGAACGGGTCCCGCAAGAGAGTCACGGTTTTGACAGATTCGGATGGAACAATAGCGAACAATAAGATTGACAGTTGCCGactggtggtgtgtgtgtgtgtgagtgggttaGGATTGGGTGATGCTACACTTGCGATCGTCATGAAATTATTTATTCCATTTTTatataatgaaaaataaatcatttctttTCACTTCTGAAGTTCTTTGTGCAGGGTCTCGAAAAAGAAAGCCACATGAAATCAATCCcgtttttacatttttttttcgttgaaaTTTTCCAGCCTTCTAAGGTGCGTAACGCTAGCCCGTTACTCCCAACAGCGTAGCGCTCCTACTCACACAGCAAGCGCTGTCTGTCAAACGCCGCCCGCACAGCGCAAAacacaacataaacaaaccaaTGTCAAACGAACCAAAGCTCGCAGTGTATTTGTAAATTTTGGACGGTGCCTACACTAAATTACGGCAAAATGTTACCCAGTCTGGTGCAGGGACGCTGCATACGATTAAACTGGAAGTCGGTAGTGTTTTTAATGATGTCGCTCATCCTTTCGCACATACGAATCACACAGTCATGTAAGTATCTCCATGCGATAGTAAGGTGGCGATTGTTTTGCAAGCACGCTGATAGATTTATGTTTCGTTCCCCCCCGCCTAACTAGCCGTAAATTCTAACAATCCTGAAGTTACTGTAAGTAGAAAGCCGTCGACGTgctaacaaaaaaaccctccctaatgatgattcttttccgtcGTTTAGCCCACCAAACTGGAAAAAATCAGCTCCGATACGGACCGGTCTGCCGTAACCATCAACTCGAGTGTAAGAACCATTGCAAGACACCGTAACGGGATCATTCTTTTCACCCCATGCACCATCTTAAACTTGCAGTCTAAATCATCTTCCGACACGAGCCACTGCCCCACCGACACACTCTGCACCGATCTGCCCAACTCTTGCCTGCAGTGCACGTACAACCCCCAGTGCATCTACGGTGCAGAAATCAATGTAACCTGCCTGCCGAAAACGAACGTAAACTGTCACGTGGACAAGCTGAAGACACCGATCCAGAACGAGATCAAGCGTACCATGATCTGCCGGTACTGCTACCAGACGGAACGCTGGGAGCATAACTGCGAACAGAAGGGTGGCTGCAACTCGATCGATTCACAGTACAAAACCAACTGCACCGTGCACCCGGAGCTGCTGTGCATGGGCCACCGTACGTTCATGAAGAAGATCCCGTGCAACTGGACACAGGGCTACCGGTGGGTGACGACACTGCTCGTAAGCATCACGCTCGGTGGGTTCGGTGCGGATCGATTCTTTCTCGGACACTGGCAGGAGGGGATCGGAAAGCTGTTCAGTTTCGGTGGGCTGGGCGTTTGGACGCTGATCGACGTGCTGCTCATCTCGCTTCACTATCTCGGTCCGGCCGATGGATCACTCTACATCTAGCCCAAGCGATCAGAACCAGCTGCAACAGTAAAAGCAAAATTGTGATACGTGTGACGCGTGTGCGAACTATTTAGCCACTAAATTGTATAACCTTCCGGTGAAGCCTAATATAACCCCAGGTGGATCGATCGGGGGACTTGATAAAACACGATtgattcaaatttttcgatttttttattgctttttttctgttttacaagTTTCGACATTGTTTCCGGTGTTGTTTCGCAGCTGTTACACACACGTTCCAGAGAAACGTAATCGTCATTTGCGTTTGTCCCGATTTTCAGATGTTAATTGCGACAAACTGTTATAGTAttggtttgatgttttacaatcGCCCCCCAACTTGGTTCTCGTTTGTTGTCTTCGTCGGGGTCACTTTTCCACTCTCGAATCATTTCCCTTCGCAGGATGTTGGCTGAAGGTTGATGTAATATACGATCGATCGACTCTGTTATCCATTATCGAGCATTATTAGCTTCCTGTTGCTTACACTTGCCTCCCGCTTAAGGATGTTCTTGTGTTATGCTTCTTAATTCGAACCGGGCATTTTCTTATCTTGCTTCCTTTAGCTCCTTACTACATCCCACCGTAGTTCTAATGACGGGTGTTGCTTTACACTCCTCTTATGTTGCTGTTTCTTCTCTATAAGTGGCCGATTTCACACACTACATtgcaaatattattattagttATTTTCATAGTAGTAGTTCTCTTGTTctttccctctcgctctcgcgctctctctttcCTGTTTACGCGCCACAGGCAAACTGGCTCCATTTTTCAATGATTCACATTTTGCTTGGCTCATTTACCATTCCAAATTAAACCTTCCCTTCTCGCTCCTTTCTTCCCCCTTCCgcgctttgttttgcttcccagCTTCACGCATATTATTTCTACATACAAtagtgtgtggtggtgtgtgtttgtgtttgcttggTTTCCTTATTTTAGtgatttcttttgcttttcttttctccaccgcttgctggggttttttttcattatcatATATTGtatttgcatttgttttataCCTTTCTTCTCATtcgcttgtttgtttctgttagTTTATCAAATTTTCGCATTTATGTTCTGCAGCTTCTTTACGGTAATATTATGATGGCCAATCAAAACAGCACTGCCTGTAACCGATGGTttttaaatgtgtgtgtgtatgtgtgtctacaaaattgtttgcttttatagGAGATTGTTAAACTATTGTATGTtgaattaatgtttttttccaccaCTTGCTCACTTTGCccgctttttgtttgttgcttgttgGTTAGATAAGAGCGTGGTTGTATTATTTGTTGCATTTAATGGTTtcttattttccctttcattttttctagcttacacacacacacacaacagacaCAGTAAAtgtattcctttttttgtttctattaaTAATTTGCATTCGTTCACTAAACCTTTTTTGTatgtatttttctgttttatcgTATAATCGAAAACCGGTGTGAAGGAAATGAGGGGactaaataaaaacacaaacctcTTAACTAGATTCTAGATAAAATTCGCCTCAATGATGGGGGCCGGATAAAAAGGATAAGGGCACCTCCCTTTTTGGCCGACCGGCTTGAAAATTGCACCATAATTATGCATGTGGTACACAGGGGGGAAAAAGACCCCCGAAAAAACGGAGCTAAGACAGCGTCGTGTCGGTCCAACTTTCGAGAGACTTCTCCCGCAGCACAAATGCTAAAAATATCCTCCGTAATGATCCCCGATGTTCGTGGGCAAATACATGCGCGCCGCACTGCTGTCTATTTTTTGATACATGCACGGGCGCGCTGCCTCCTGGTTGTTGGAGGCATTATTCCCTGATTAGCTGCGACACGATATGGTGATTGTTCAGTTTCTCAATATGCTACCGGCCAGCCATCGGGATAATGTTTATGCTGACCACCCCCCTTTTTGATCCCACCCGCACCCGCGCATATACGTGCGCCACACAATTgataatggtggtggtgtagtagtagttgtagttgtagtagtaataaaacacatttttttctattaaaagCATCAAATCCAATCAAAACCATTTTTGTACGCGAGAATCTTATGCTAAGGTAAGGATGTAGCGCtgataaaaatgatttaaagcTGGGAAGAGttaaaaccaaacgaaacacaaaatctaatgcacacatacacacgataAAACACGATCTCTTCGGTGTGACTATGGTAAAAGTAGAGTGTAAGTAGTTCCGGCTTGTGTTCTAATTATCAGATATGGGGAAAGCAAAGCAGATTGTACGATAGAAACCtaacacacacaggcacacgaCGCGGGGACccaaagagaaggaaaaactaacACGCGTCCTGCGTTATGCAAAGCTCAACCGCCAAGATGGCGGATCATAGCAACACGTGATCGTGCTTCACAGCACACCACGTGCTACTATGATGTACTTCAGATGCTACTACAAGTTTAACAAGTTTTTGGGCAGATTTTTCTCCCATTCtctatccctctctctctctctctctctctctctctctctctctctgtgctgTTCTGCTGCTATCCGCTAGGATTCCTGCTGCCATCCACTAGACCAAGATGGGTTAATCCGCGTCTGGTTGGTATGCACTGCTGGTGATGGTTAGGTTTAATCGCTCGTCTGGTTGAAATATTCTTTGTTATCATTTAGTGTAGAGTAAATTTCTATTGTAACCCTCCTTTTCCCACTCCAAATACCAACACCTGTCCATTTGTCACCGTCGGTAGTAGAATTGTTCCAACCGCGGTTACGCTTGgttagagcgagagagatagtaGTTGCTAGTTGCTCTCTTGGTGTGGTTCGCTCGGTCTACTAATAAGGGGTTATTTAAACTcaaaaactcaaacacacCTACTTTGTTACTCAAATGTTTGCCCGGTTTAATAGCTTCCGACCTACGCGCTCGCTGTGTGTCTACCGCTTTCCTTCCCTAAAGGCTTGCCTTATTATAATGTAGAATAGTAGTTGTTTATATTGTTTGCTGCATCTTTCGATCGAAATACCCATGCGTCGGGTGCCGTACGATTTGATGCGTTTGCCCAATTTTCCCTCCgttccttccacacacacacacaaaaggttAAAAACAGTTGAAGCTTCTTGAAACGCCGGGGGGATGTGGTTTTGTTAAAATCGTTGCAAAGAGTAACTAAATTTGGGactaaattgttttttttttgccgtgtGATGTCGGATGTGGGGGGGTTACCCCCTTTCTGTTGTAGCCTCTCTCTGCGTTAAAGTTGAAGCGCTGCGAGCTTTGCAAATATATGTGTATATGAACCGTGGGGCGGTGTGTACCGGGATTTTCTCtcagcacgcacacacacgcacatcccCACGGTAGGAAACCTGCCGGTGGTCCTGTTTTGTGTTCATtcattcacacacaaacacaccaaaaaacacGAGCCCTTTCGCCCAGTTGCCTTGGGATTTTCCTACCCTCTATTCTAGAGCGAGCTGTTGTTAAACGTTCAAAGATATTATGCTTTCATCAATGTgtgcatcatcatcctcatcatcatcatcattgtggCTGGCGCGGTGTACGAACCGATCCGGTCTCAGATCTCGCACACCGGCAGCAATGGTTAACCTAATATTATAGTGCCTGTGCGCGCTACTTTACCGAAATTGGTTCGATTttcttgctggtggtggtagttttCCAATTCAGCTTTGCTACCTTCTAATTCACACACGCATAATGGggtggcgcgcgcgcgcacacacaatcGTCCTCCATGCGGATGTTGTTCTTCGCTGAAAGGACTgcgcgcagcagcagcgacagaAATTGTATTTGATCTTTAAACACTTCTATCGAAGAAGCTCTTCTTCTAGCAGGCTGTGGCGATTTACAATAttcatttttctgttttcaccaTTCTTCCCCAGGGATCTTGTTCCTCTATGGGTTATTAATTGGGACTGCTCCTTCTGCTCTTACTATTGCTACTACTCCCGCTCAAGGATTCAAAGATCTCCCTTCCTTGGTGTAGAGTTAGGTCAATTATTCAAACGTTACTTTATGTAGCTTTCCCCACTGGTTTACTAATTatttgctgtttgcttcttcttttttcttttgcaaggTAAAggatagtagtagtagtgtgcAATGTATGGTTTATTTATACTTATAACGCATCAATTCGCATCATTCGCAAATCAATGGATCTCTTTCCCTTTCTGCCTTCTTAATCTTTATCTTGTTAGAAACTGCACGCACCGGTcaggaaaacaaaagaccCGAGACTATGACGATTGTTTTTCACATTGCGCTCACGCTCGCGTTTTCGCTAATGCTTCTCTTTGAATATTCATTTCACGGGTTGGATGAACACGATAATGGATAGCATAAAAGGATTCGAGATGCACCCACGATAGTGTTGGTATAAAGCTCTCTGTGTTGGTATATTGATAAGCTTGGTTGTACTTACGCATCTCGTTTCCCGTGGACCGGAGATGGTGTCGCGCTCGGTCGTTGTCCAGTAGTCGATCGATCGTAATGGCGAGAGTTGCTCCTGTTGACTCGGTGcgtggttttggttttttttactcgGGCCGTGCGCACGATGTAAAAGGATGATAACTGGGCGCGTGGCCGTCCGTCTCCGATGTTCGAGCACGAGCCGGCACTAGATGGTGATGCAGGTTAGTGGTTGTGGCATCGGTGCTGGCGGTTGCGGGGGTGGGGTACTGTTTAGGCCGAACTTTCGGTGGTCGTGTTCTGGACGGCATTGTTGAAGCCACCCTCGTTGCGCGGACGCTGCGGGTTGCGGCCACGGCGCGGGAAACGTCCACGGCCACCGGAACCACGGCCCTGCATGCCACCGCCACGGCGCGGTGCCATCTGCTCCTGGCCGCCACCGTTCTGCTGATAATCGGCCTGATAGTCCGACCGGTAGCCACCGCGGCGCGGTCCCGGTGGGCCACCCATACCACCACCGCGACCACCGCTACGGTAGTTACGGCGGAAGAATCGTCGCGGGCCACCGCCACCACGGCCGCCCTGGCCGCGCATGCCACCATTGTTGTCCTCCATCATGTTTTGGTCCATCTGCCCATTGTCGCCCATGTCGCGGCGAGGGCCACGGGGTGCGGGACGGGAGTAGTACGAAGCGTAGCCTCCACGGCCACGGGGCCGGTAGCGGcggggttgttgttgctgctgctgctgctgctgcttgttgacagactgctgctgctgctgctgctgctgtggctggtgttgctgttgctgctgctggggctgAGCCTGCATCTGACCATCGTTCTGCTGTTGGCCATCGCCCTGCCCACCTTCCAGCTGACCGTCCTTGCCGCGGGTCTGACCCGGGCGACGCTGTCCCCGCCTCGACCACCAGCTCCGGAAGGAGCGGCGCTTTTCCGCCGCGTACTGACTACCCTTGACCGGTCCACCCTCCGGTCCGGTCACGTTGGCCGCCTCGTTGCCCTTCTCGCCGATCACCACATCAAACTCGACATGTTCGCCGTCGCCGACCGAGCGGACGGCCTTCTTTGGGTTGTTGCGCGCAATCGCCGACTGGTGCACGAACACGTCCTCCTGCGTGTCGCCCCGGTTGATGAAACCGTAGCCGCTCTTCACGTTAAACCACTTCACGACGCCCGTCACCTTCGTTGCGATGATCTCTTTCTGGGGCTGTGGTGGTGCGGTTGAGGCGGcagcggtggcggcggtggcagcaGGAGCGGTACCGGTAGCAGCAGCCGGCTTCTGACCGGCATCCTGCGACTGCGGGGCGGGCTGTGACTGTGGCGGTGGCTGCTGCTCACCGGAAGCGGTCTGTTGCGGCGGCGACTGCTGGGcggcctgctgctgttgtggtgCAGCCggtgcctgctgctgttcgacACTTGCTTGCTGGTCAGCCATTTTGCGAAGACCTTCTAATTCACCCCTAGTAGTTCACACCGCAAACGTTCGAACGCTGTAGGGCACTGTCAGAAAAATGGCGACACCGAGGTCAGAACGGAAGCGGAAAATGTGGCGCGCACCCGgtggaaaatggtggaaaCTTACCGCTTGCTGGTACAGGGCACACTTTTTGGATGGGGCCGACGACGACTTTTTTCCGCTGGTTgctgcgatgatgatggtggtggcggtggtgggtAATGATGTTCTATAACCTGCACGGTACCGTCTCGAGATTTTCGCTAGAGACGTGTAAGCTCGGATGTTATGAGCGGGTGTCCGCTGGGCCTGATTTTtaaacctgctgctgctgctgctacgatGTAGAGTTGTACGCGGTAGTCATACTACGCGGGAGCGAGCGTTTTCTGGATGATGAAAATTCCAACGTTTCTCAATTCGCCATCAAGAAGCAAATCACATTTCTTTTTTCGGCAGACCAAGATCACTCTAGGCACGGTGTGCGCAGCTTGGCCAATATGCGGCTAAACGTCAAATGTTCGCTTTGACAGCGGGACAATGGGTTCGTCCAAAATTCTCACCACGTGTTGGTGGGAGcgaaatttttcaaaattattttcaccTAGCAAAATAGACTTTCGGAAAGAAAATTACCTGCACACACAGGAAAACATAGGAAATCACACGAGGTATATGGCCAGCAGAATCAGTCCAGTCTGGAAAATGCATTTGTCGATTAAAATAACAGACCACTGCCTCTG
It contains:
- the LOC118510441 gene encoding Y-box-binding protein 1, which codes for MADQQASVEQQQAPAAPQQQQAAQQSPPQQTASGEQQPPPQSQPAPQSQDAGQKPAAATGTAPAATAATAAASTAPPQPQKEIIATKVTGVVKWFNVKSGYGFINRGDTQEDVFVHQSAIARNNPKKAVRSVGDGEHVEFDVVIGEKGNEAANVTGPEGGPVKGSQYAAEKRRSFRSWWSRRGQRRPGQTRGKDGQLEGGQGDGQQQNDGQMQAQPQQQQQQHQPQQQQQQQQSVNKQQQQQQQQQPRRYRPRGRGGYASYYSRPAPRGPRRDMGDNGQMDQNMMEDNNGGMRGQGGRGGGGPRRFFRRNYRSGGRGGGMGGPPGPRRGGYRSDYQADYQQNGGGQEQMAPRRGGGMQGRGSGGRGRFPRRGRNPQRPRNEGGFNNAVQNTTTESSA
- the LOC118510443 gene encoding TM2 domain-containing protein almondex, with product MLPSLVQGRCIRLNWKSVVFLMMSLILSHIRITQSSVNSNNPEVTPTKLEKISSDTDRSAVTINSSSKSSSDTSHCPTDTLCTDLPNSCLQCTYNPQCIYGAEINVTCLPKTNVNCHVDKLKTPIQNEIKRTMICRYCYQTERWEHNCEQKGGCNSIDSQYKTNCTVHPELLCMGHRTFMKKIPCNWTQGYRWVTTLLVSITLGGFGADRFFLGHWQEGIGKLFSFGGLGVWTLIDVLLISLHYLGPADGSLYI